A stretch of the Sorangium aterium genome encodes the following:
- a CDS encoding SGNH/GDSL hydrolase family protein, which yields MLSFLMRSLRPLLLPVLLLFGGILLLALTLLGSSPRSAPAGASEDVAPTRGLEEIRYLALGDSFTAGTGNQPADAFPSRLAELWRAQGRRVTLKNVAVNGYTTEDVQEREIPEVAPFRPTLVTLAVGANDYVRRWSADVYRSRVRVLLRAIIDAGVGPNRIVALPQPDWSLSPAAASFGDPRQIGADIVAFNTILRDEARATGARYVDLYPLMHRQAEAKMLAGDGLHPSARAHAEWATALYEQVEP from the coding sequence ATGCTATCCTTCTTGATGCGCTCTCTCCGCCCGCTCCTCCTGCCGGTTCTGCTCCTGTTCGGTGGGATTCTCCTGCTCGCCTTGACGCTGCTCGGCAGCTCTCCACGGAGCGCGCCCGCCGGTGCCAGCGAGGATGTCGCGCCCACGCGCGGGCTCGAGGAGATCCGCTATCTGGCTCTCGGCGACTCATTCACGGCAGGGACGGGGAACCAGCCGGCCGACGCGTTCCCCTCGCGCCTCGCCGAGCTCTGGCGCGCGCAGGGCCGCCGGGTGACCCTCAAGAACGTGGCGGTCAACGGCTACACCACGGAAGACGTGCAAGAGCGGGAGATCCCGGAGGTGGCACCATTTCGCCCCACGCTGGTGACGCTCGCGGTGGGCGCCAACGACTACGTGCGCCGCTGGAGCGCGGACGTCTACCGATCGCGCGTGCGGGTGCTCCTCCGAGCGATCATCGACGCTGGCGTCGGGCCGAATCGGATCGTGGCGCTCCCGCAGCCCGACTGGTCGCTCTCTCCGGCCGCCGCTTCGTTCGGAGATCCGCGGCAGATCGGCGCGGACATCGTCGCCTTCAACACCATCCTGCGCGACGAGGCACGAGCCACGGGCGCGCGCTACGTGGACCTGTATCCGCTCATGCACAGGCAGGCGGAGGCGAAGATGCTCGCCGGCGACGGCCTGCACCCCTCGGCGCGCGCGCACGCCGAGTGGGCGACGGCGCTCTACGAACAGGTAGAGCCCTGA
- a CDS encoding S9 family peptidase codes for MGVGLLAVLIVLGTQLLRRRAGAGARSVATVTYAWVQRLGPEGPNVSVDLYAPPRASKRGPLVVLLQGNEPSQPDERLSFAANVGDSLQRNGVAAAAVSFNIHKGYTLRACAADVARVLQEVTDARNPTRLILAGRGTGAWMASLLALDRRLLEGAGMDPKRVDGVILLRGTYDLGEAALAGHPDAAFFADSVEDRSESSPITYARSDAPPFLMLFGGEDDVGWVRLGRPFARALHDAGAPDVDTFVVPRRDAHSILHWGGRGDMVGDLVFPFVASGLKELPIDNPFGVLRRWGTRPPLDLSELRKDPRAITTYPVDAALRETISGLLGKGGLERYALPGRTYQAIDLLAYLAERPKSEVGEGDWLVVSNLRGERQYFSREALKKAQAVIVVGIDDEDNLYRLVDFYRLKRAYSWIEGEEPMPMMIRPLGAFLHFRAPLPADLGNKTYAAFGLDAASFHWVEKDPLAPFRSLTGGVREALIGEQGCVKCHSFRGVDARAHHALALDGTPYGAYALPLEDYPSEVLRRFLFEQDAVAESFGVVPLRVDEAVAGQLLDMVNHEKNEKK; via the coding sequence GTGGGCGTCGGGCTCCTCGCGGTGCTCATCGTCCTCGGCACGCAGCTCCTCAGGCGGCGCGCAGGAGCTGGAGCCCGCTCCGTAGCCACGGTGACGTACGCCTGGGTGCAGCGGCTGGGGCCTGAGGGGCCGAACGTCAGCGTCGATCTCTACGCGCCGCCGCGCGCGAGCAAGCGCGGCCCGCTGGTCGTTCTCTTGCAGGGGAACGAGCCCTCGCAGCCCGACGAGCGGCTCTCCTTCGCTGCGAACGTCGGCGACTCCCTACAGCGCAACGGGGTCGCCGCCGCCGCCGTCTCGTTTAACATCCACAAGGGCTACACGCTGCGCGCGTGCGCCGCGGACGTCGCCCGGGTCCTGCAAGAGGTGACCGACGCGCGCAACCCGACGCGCCTGATCCTCGCTGGTCGCGGCACCGGCGCGTGGATGGCGTCCCTCCTTGCGCTCGATCGGCGGCTCCTCGAGGGGGCCGGCATGGATCCCAAGCGCGTCGATGGGGTCATCCTGTTGCGTGGCACGTACGACCTCGGCGAGGCGGCGCTCGCGGGGCACCCCGACGCGGCGTTCTTCGCGGACTCGGTCGAAGATCGCAGCGAGTCGTCGCCCATCACGTATGCGCGGTCCGATGCGCCGCCGTTCTTGATGCTGTTCGGCGGCGAGGACGACGTCGGCTGGGTGCGTCTCGGTCGACCCTTCGCGCGCGCGCTCCATGATGCGGGCGCGCCCGACGTCGACACGTTCGTCGTCCCCAGGCGCGACGCGCACAGCATCTTGCACTGGGGCGGAAGGGGAGACATGGTCGGCGATCTGGTGTTCCCCTTCGTCGCCTCGGGCCTCAAGGAGCTCCCCATCGACAACCCCTTCGGCGTGCTCCGCCGCTGGGGTACGCGGCCGCCGCTCGACCTGTCGGAGCTCCGCAAGGATCCCCGGGCCATCACGACCTACCCGGTCGACGCCGCGCTGCGGGAGACGATAAGCGGCCTTCTGGGCAAGGGGGGGCTCGAGCGCTACGCCTTGCCCGGCAGGACCTATCAGGCCATCGATCTGCTCGCCTACCTGGCCGAGCGGCCGAAGTCCGAGGTGGGCGAAGGCGACTGGCTGGTGGTCTCGAACCTCCGGGGCGAGCGACAGTACTTCTCGCGCGAGGCGCTGAAGAAGGCGCAGGCGGTCATCGTGGTCGGAATCGACGACGAGGACAATCTCTACCGCCTCGTCGACTTCTACCGGCTGAAGCGCGCCTACTCGTGGATCGAGGGCGAGGAGCCGATGCCGATGATGATCCGGCCGCTCGGCGCGTTCCTGCACTTCCGGGCGCCGCTGCCGGCGGACCTGGGGAACAAGACCTACGCGGCATTCGGGCTCGATGCGGCGAGCTTCCACTGGGTGGAGAAGGATCCGCTCGCGCCGTTCCGCTCGCTCACCGGTGGAGTGCGCGAGGCGCTGATCGGCGAACAAGGGTGCGTCAAGTGCCACAGCTTCCGTGGCGTCGACGCGCGGGCGCACCACGCGCTGGCGCTCGACGGCACGCCGTACGGGGCGTACGCGCTGCCGCTCGAGGACTATCCGAGCGAGGTGTTGCGGCGCTTCTTGTTCGAGCAGGACGCGGTGGCTGAGAGCTTCGGGGTCGTGCCGCTCCGGGTGGATGAGGCCGTCGCGGGGCAGCTCCTCGACATGGTGAACCACGAGAAGAACGAGAAGAAGTAG
- a CDS encoding serine/threonine-protein kinase has protein sequence MRPPAELNQDETAAISGRPLELEASAAGDALPAGAVVGGYVLDDVRLGGGFGVVHRAVPVGGGAPVALKVLRRGLSLLPAILRRFQREAEVLARLKHPAIVEVRGVGALDDGRPYIAMEWVEGRSLAAELRARGAFSPSEAAALLEEVGGALAAAHAIGVVHRDVKAQNVMVCPGERGPGAPGVKLVDFGIAKLLRPRDVDRARGGKSSSLILGTPLTMAPEQILGGAVDARTDIYAVGLLAYQLVTGELPFQGADAVETEEMHLRSPPPCPSDRAPVSAAFDAVVRRCLAKEPADRYAGVPELLAALRRAVGAPGRKSAAPAARSPADARLAGACAQGQRAPGGPCAALLVEARLSAPDDAGDEALADVERLVQAARAALVRLGATLVVESADALLAALPAPFDRAPERALGWALELWAELGARAGASPEVLPRLALHAAEPEALRGWAPAATGAGVFVTGAFAEGLAGEGGEGESERAPLRGEGGALRRVAP, from the coding sequence ATGCGGCCGCCTGCCGAGCTCAACCAGGACGAGACAGCCGCCATCTCGGGCCGACCGCTGGAGCTCGAGGCGAGCGCCGCCGGCGACGCGCTCCCGGCCGGCGCGGTGGTCGGCGGTTACGTGCTCGACGACGTGCGGCTCGGGGGCGGCTTCGGCGTCGTGCACCGCGCCGTCCCGGTCGGGGGCGGCGCGCCGGTCGCCCTGAAGGTCCTCCGCCGCGGCCTGTCGCTCCTGCCGGCGATCCTCCGGCGCTTCCAGCGGGAGGCGGAGGTGCTCGCGCGGCTCAAGCACCCGGCGATCGTCGAGGTCCGCGGCGTGGGCGCCCTGGACGACGGCCGGCCGTACATCGCGATGGAGTGGGTCGAGGGCCGGAGCCTCGCGGCCGAGCTGCGCGCGCGGGGCGCCTTCTCGCCGTCCGAGGCGGCCGCCCTGCTCGAGGAGGTCGGCGGCGCGCTCGCCGCCGCGCACGCGATCGGCGTCGTGCACCGCGACGTGAAGGCCCAGAACGTCATGGTCTGCCCTGGTGAGCGCGGGCCCGGCGCGCCGGGCGTGAAGCTCGTCGACTTCGGCATCGCCAAGCTCCTCCGCCCGCGCGACGTCGATCGCGCGCGCGGCGGCAAGAGCAGCAGCCTGATCCTCGGCACGCCGCTCACGATGGCCCCGGAGCAGATCCTCGGCGGCGCGGTGGATGCGCGCACGGACATCTACGCGGTGGGCCTGCTCGCCTACCAGCTCGTGACGGGGGAGCTGCCGTTCCAGGGCGCCGATGCGGTCGAGACCGAGGAGATGCACCTGCGTTCGCCGCCGCCCTGCCCGAGCGACCGCGCGCCCGTGTCGGCGGCGTTCGACGCGGTGGTGCGCCGCTGCCTCGCCAAGGAGCCGGCGGACCGGTACGCGGGCGTGCCCGAGCTGCTCGCCGCCCTGCGCCGGGCGGTCGGCGCGCCGGGCCGAAAGAGCGCGGCGCCCGCGGCGCGCTCACCGGCCGACGCTCGCCTCGCGGGCGCCTGCGCGCAGGGGCAGCGCGCGCCGGGGGGACCATGCGCGGCGCTGCTCGTCGAGGCCCGGCTCTCGGCGCCGGACGACGCGGGCGACGAGGCGCTCGCCGACGTGGAGCGCCTGGTCCAGGCGGCGCGCGCGGCGCTCGTCCGGCTCGGGGCGACGCTCGTGGTCGAGAGCGCCGACGCGCTGCTGGCCGCGCTGCCCGCGCCGTTCGATCGCGCGCCGGAGCGGGCGCTCGGCTGGGCCCTCGAGCTCTGGGCGGAGCTCGGCGCGCGGGCCGGCGCGAGCCCCGAGGTCCTCCCGCGCCTCGCGCTGCACGCGGCCGAGCCCGAGGCGCTGCGCGGCTGGGCGCCCGCCGCGACCGGGGCGGGCGTGTTCGTGACCGGCGCGTTCGCCGAGGGGCTTGCCGGGGAGGGCGGGGAGGGGGAGAGCGAACGTGCGCCGCTCCGGGGCGAGGGCGGTGCGCTGCGCCGGGTGGCGCCGTGA
- a CDS encoding protein kinase domain-containing protein, protein MTSADEREDEALDRDPSLLVPGLRIEGFRIERLLGQGGFARVYGATREADGRSVALKVARRQDDGRIAREAAALARLDPPLVPALLGRGRSGELGPFLVLERLEGCSLARRLADLPGAGAMPIAQASAIVRALSAALDAVHDAGLVHRDLKPENVWLRPGGEVALIDFGLAAQARADGDARAALGPDLTQTGAILGTAAYMAPEQCLGARAVDARADIYALGAMIFELLTGRPPFVGEAAEVRQAHVARRPEPPSSIAQLPEGADEAVLRCLAKDPEARPARASDVARALAASLEARVAPSRGRAASSGAPAGRSDASSGRSDASQGRSDAPEGRSDTSPGRSDMAEGRSDTPQGRSDMAQGRSGAPQSRSDAPAPTAGPHRAVALLALRTRERADALVDIARAEGGILARFRGERMVLAFPAAEAPGDGVRAAARVARRLAEAGAAEPPLAVHLAPLRVRAGTHGVTLAGAALENAETWGAGPGDADAMPPALLTAEARRALADSPHVTPPPPREVAPEPRNAPPDEPGETSLRGRDAALRAALTAAQEALAGGGPALVTALGAEGHGKSRFLAALAAALHAGGAAVHAAAALRPEAAEHGATFVALLRASLDLPASGERDANAREALVQRLGAAEAARAWPAVGLALGQLAPADPAAAPLLEAPGARRHAEARALAAALAAAAPIALLLDDADRADASALDAIELATAEGSAARLAIVLAARPSIASLRPGLGERAARRVTLDLGPLDAEAAGALLQDHLRPVEFVPRAVLDRLHALARGVPRDLVEVACALRVGGAIQRARGGEGWTLAPDELLSLSAAPLGERLAARALAALPPPLVDLLERAAILGDDLSPAELEAALRALDRAADTRSAGAGAGALDPGVGLARLARAGVLVALSASPPRYAFRHPLLREAVEARIPPARRRALHAAVLRGLLGAPRAAGARARIARHAAAAGDLAAAAAAHAELADEALARHDVVEAEQRFTAALRLVGLLERDDPEARGRALAGRGRARYRLQRFEESLADLRAARALAEAAGDRGRAGELLLEEATALDWLEDFPASAAIAARAAELCAGLGDARLDARCLLAGGRSDCRDQRVDEGIPKLERAARGALAVGDHETHVIARLVLVASLSVARRLDEAERHAEAVVEACLRAGDAFHLCTAYINRVFMWVKRREEGRAVADQREAVRLARELGHAQLERWATLNLAELRYWLGAPDEALPLARRSLELQRRYFNKRPSPDDVLLLARIHLARGEHDEAARHLAEARASLPKPSLTPCARTLARLVQQALDDRAAGRFDAAAWRALVEEARHTAILHEHAEALHSAALSALRAGAAGEALALVRDARADSAGFWEQRFDEIERALLSPGLSPGSSGEA, encoded by the coding sequence GTGACGAGCGCCGACGAGCGAGAGGACGAGGCGCTCGATCGGGATCCGTCGCTGCTGGTCCCCGGGCTCCGCATCGAAGGCTTCCGTATCGAGCGGCTGCTCGGGCAAGGGGGGTTCGCGCGCGTCTACGGGGCGACGCGCGAGGCCGACGGCCGCTCCGTGGCGCTCAAGGTGGCGCGCCGGCAGGACGACGGCCGGATCGCGCGCGAGGCGGCGGCGCTCGCCCGCCTCGATCCGCCGCTGGTCCCCGCGCTGCTCGGCCGCGGGCGCTCGGGAGAGCTCGGTCCGTTCCTCGTGCTGGAGCGGCTCGAGGGCTGCTCGCTCGCGCGGCGCCTCGCGGACCTGCCGGGCGCCGGCGCGATGCCGATCGCGCAGGCGTCGGCGATCGTGCGCGCGCTCTCGGCCGCGCTGGACGCGGTGCACGACGCCGGGCTTGTGCACCGCGATCTCAAGCCCGAGAACGTGTGGCTGCGGCCGGGCGGGGAGGTCGCGCTGATCGACTTCGGCCTGGCCGCGCAGGCGCGCGCGGACGGCGATGCGCGCGCGGCGCTCGGCCCCGATCTGACGCAGACCGGGGCGATCCTCGGGACGGCGGCGTACATGGCGCCGGAGCAGTGCCTCGGCGCGCGCGCCGTCGACGCGCGCGCCGACATCTACGCGCTCGGCGCGATGATCTTCGAGCTGCTCACCGGACGTCCGCCGTTCGTCGGCGAGGCGGCCGAGGTGCGCCAGGCCCACGTGGCCCGCCGCCCCGAACCACCGTCGTCGATCGCGCAGCTGCCGGAGGGCGCCGACGAGGCGGTCCTCCGGTGCCTCGCGAAGGATCCAGAGGCCCGCCCGGCCCGCGCGAGCGACGTGGCGCGCGCTCTCGCGGCGTCGCTCGAGGCGCGCGTCGCCCCGTCCCGAGGGCGCGCGGCATCCTCCGGCGCACCCGCAGGCCGATCCGACGCGTCATCAGGCCGATCCGACGCGTCCCAAGGCCGATCCGACGCGCCCGAAGGTCGATCCGACACGTCCCCAGGCCGATCGGACATGGCCGAGGGCCGCTCCGACACGCCCCAAGGCCGATCGGACATGGCCCAAGGCCGATCCGGCGCGCCCCAAAGCCGATCCGACGCGCCCGCTCCCACCGCCGGCCCGCACCGCGCGGTGGCGCTGCTCGCCCTGCGCACGCGGGAGCGCGCGGACGCGCTCGTCGACATCGCCCGGGCCGAAGGCGGCATCCTGGCGCGCTTTCGCGGGGAGCGCATGGTGCTCGCCTTCCCCGCCGCCGAAGCGCCAGGCGACGGCGTGCGCGCGGCGGCGCGGGTGGCCCGGCGCCTCGCCGAGGCCGGCGCAGCGGAGCCGCCCCTCGCGGTCCACCTGGCCCCGCTCCGGGTGCGCGCGGGCACGCACGGCGTCACGCTCGCGGGCGCTGCGCTCGAGAACGCGGAGACCTGGGGGGCCGGTCCGGGCGACGCGGACGCCATGCCGCCGGCGCTCCTCACGGCCGAAGCGCGGCGCGCGCTCGCCGACAGCCCGCACGTTACCCCGCCCCCTCCGCGCGAGGTGGCCCCCGAGCCGCGCAACGCGCCCCCCGACGAGCCCGGCGAGACCTCCCTGCGCGGCCGCGACGCGGCGCTCCGCGCGGCCCTCACCGCCGCGCAGGAGGCGCTCGCCGGCGGAGGGCCGGCGCTCGTCACGGCGCTCGGCGCGGAAGGGCACGGCAAGAGCCGGTTCCTCGCAGCGCTCGCGGCGGCGCTCCACGCCGGCGGCGCGGCCGTGCACGCCGCGGCGGCGCTCCGGCCGGAGGCGGCCGAGCACGGCGCGACGTTCGTCGCGCTCCTGCGCGCGTCCCTGGATCTCCCGGCCAGCGGCGAGCGCGACGCGAATGCCCGGGAGGCGCTCGTCCAGCGGCTCGGCGCGGCGGAGGCCGCGCGCGCCTGGCCAGCCGTCGGGCTCGCCCTTGGGCAGCTCGCCCCCGCAGACCCGGCCGCCGCGCCGCTCCTGGAGGCGCCGGGCGCGCGACGCCACGCCGAGGCGCGCGCGCTCGCGGCCGCCCTCGCGGCCGCCGCGCCGATCGCGCTGCTGCTCGACGACGCCGACCGCGCCGACGCGTCCGCGCTCGACGCGATCGAGCTCGCCACGGCCGAGGGCAGCGCGGCGCGCCTCGCGATCGTGCTCGCCGCGCGGCCCTCGATCGCGTCGCTCCGTCCGGGGCTCGGGGAGCGCGCCGCCCGCCGGGTGACCCTCGACCTCGGCCCGCTCGACGCCGAGGCCGCGGGCGCGCTGCTCCAGGATCACCTCCGCCCCGTCGAGTTCGTCCCCCGCGCCGTGCTCGATCGCCTCCACGCGCTGGCGCGCGGCGTCCCGCGCGACCTGGTGGAGGTGGCGTGCGCCCTGCGCGTCGGCGGCGCGATCCAGCGCGCCCGGGGCGGCGAGGGCTGGACGCTCGCTCCGGACGAGCTGCTCTCCCTGTCCGCCGCGCCGCTCGGCGAGCGCCTCGCCGCGCGCGCGCTCGCGGCCCTGCCGCCGCCGCTCGTGGACCTGCTCGAGCGCGCGGCGATCCTCGGCGACGACCTCTCCCCGGCCGAGCTCGAGGCCGCCCTGCGCGCGCTGGATCGCGCCGCCGACACGCGGTCGGCCGGCGCCGGCGCCGGCGCGCTGGACCCCGGCGTCGGCCTCGCGCGCCTCGCCCGGGCCGGCGTGCTCGTCGCGCTCTCGGCGTCGCCGCCGCGCTACGCCTTCCGGCACCCGCTCCTGCGCGAGGCCGTCGAGGCGCGCATCCCGCCCGCCCGCCGCCGCGCGCTGCACGCCGCCGTCCTCCGGGGCCTCCTCGGCGCGCCGCGCGCCGCCGGGGCGCGCGCCCGGATCGCGCGGCACGCGGCCGCCGCGGGAGACCTGGCCGCGGCGGCGGCGGCGCACGCCGAGCTCGCGGACGAGGCGCTCGCCCGGCACGACGTCGTCGAGGCCGAGCAGCGCTTCACCGCGGCCCTGCGCCTCGTCGGCCTCCTCGAGCGCGACGACCCCGAGGCCCGCGGCCGCGCGCTCGCGGGCCGAGGCCGGGCGCGCTACCGCCTGCAGCGCTTCGAGGAGTCGCTCGCCGATCTGCGCGCGGCCCGCGCGCTGGCCGAGGCCGCGGGCGACAGGGGCCGCGCGGGCGAGCTCCTCCTCGAGGAGGCGACCGCGCTCGACTGGCTCGAGGACTTCCCCGCGTCCGCGGCGATCGCGGCGCGCGCCGCCGAGCTGTGCGCCGGCCTCGGCGACGCGCGCCTCGACGCGCGCTGCCTGCTCGCGGGCGGCCGCTCGGACTGCCGCGACCAGCGCGTCGACGAGGGGATCCCCAAGCTGGAGCGGGCCGCCCGCGGCGCGCTCGCCGTCGGCGACCACGAGACGCACGTCATCGCCCGGCTGGTGCTCGTCGCGTCGCTCTCGGTGGCCCGCCGGCTCGACGAGGCCGAGCGCCACGCCGAGGCCGTCGTCGAGGCCTGCCTGCGCGCCGGCGACGCCTTCCACCTGTGCACCGCGTACATCAACCGCGTCTTCATGTGGGTGAAGCGGCGGGAGGAAGGGCGCGCTGTCGCGGACCAGCGGGAGGCCGTCCGCCTCGCCCGCGAGCTCGGCCACGCCCAGCTCGAGCGCTGGGCCACGCTGAACCTGGCGGAGCTGCGGTACTGGCTGGGCGCGCCCGACGAGGCCCTCCCGCTCGCGCGCCGCAGCCTCGAGCTCCAGCGGCGGTATTTCAACAAGCGCCCTTCGCCGGACGATGTCCTCCTCCTCGCCCGGATCCACCTCGCCCGCGGCGAGCACGACGAGGCGGCCCGCCACCTGGCCGAGGCCCGCGCGAGCCTCCCCAAGCCCAGCCTCACCCCCTGCGCCCGGACGCTGGCACGCCTGGTGCAGCAGGCCCTGGACGACCGGGCGGCCGGTCGGTTCGACGCTGCGGCATGGCGCGCGCTCGTGGAGGAGGCGCGGCATACCGCGATCCTTCATGAGCACGCCGAGGCGCTGCACAGCGCGGCCCTCTCGGCCCTCCGGGCGGGCGCGGCCGGCGAGGCGCTGGCGCTCGTGCGGGACGCAAGGGCGGACTCGGCGGGCTTCTGGGAGCAGCGGTTCGACGAGATCGAGCGCGCGCTCCTCTCGCCGGGCCTCTCGCCGGGATCGAGCGGCGAAGCGTGA